A genomic region of Sulfobacillus acidophilus DSM 10332 contains the following coding sequences:
- a CDS encoding acireductone dioxygenase apoprotein (PFAM: ARD/ARD' family~COGs: COG1791 conserved hypothetical protein contains double-stranded beta-helix domain~HAMAP: Acireductone dioxygenase~InterPro IPR004313~KEGG: pmx:PERMA_1873 1,2-dihydroxy-3-keto-5-methylthiopentene dioxygenase (5-methylthio-3-oxo-1-penten-1,2-diol dioxygenase) (DHK-MTPenedioxygenase)~PFAM: Acireductone dioxygenase, ARD~PRIAM: Acireductone dioxygenase (Fe(2+)-requiring)~SPTR: 1,2-dihydroxy-3-keto-5-methylthiopentene dioxygenase (5-methylthio-3-oxo-1-penten-1,2-diol dioxygenase) (DHK-MTPenedioxygenase)) codes for MAKVYDRTNQKEVPESELIPYLAAHGIHYEYWPIDRLPDSLRTQKTLSAEEQSQVIAAFAPELQRMSRDYGYISHDVVVLNTVSTPNLDELLANFERFHRHSEDEVRFIVDGAGVFTLEREGDLFDVTVYAGDLISVPRGTRHYFTLTETRNVKAIRLFQTREGWVAIYDEEAVS; via the coding sequence ATGGCCAAAGTTTACGATCGCACGAACCAAAAAGAGGTACCGGAATCTGAATTAATTCCTTATCTAGCCGCCCACGGTATTCATTATGAATATTGGCCGATTGATCGGCTGCCGGATTCATTGCGGACCCAGAAAACCTTATCGGCCGAAGAGCAATCCCAAGTGATCGCGGCATTCGCCCCGGAACTCCAACGCATGAGTCGGGATTACGGCTATATCTCCCACGACGTGGTGGTATTGAACACCGTCAGTACCCCCAATCTCGATGAGCTGTTGGCCAATTTTGAGCGGTTTCATCGGCACAGCGAAGATGAAGTGCGCTTTATCGTCGATGGAGCCGGTGTCTTTACCCTTGAACGGGAAGGGGATCTATTCGATGTCACGGTCTATGCCGGTGATTTGATTTCTGTCCCCCGAGGCACTCGCCATTACTTTACCTTAACCGAGACCCGAAACGTGAAAGCCATTCGCCTGTTTCAAACGCGGGAAGGTTGGGTGGCCATCTACGACGAGGAGGCTGTCTCATGA
- a CDS encoding LL-diaminopimelate aminotransferase (PFAM: Aminotransferase class I and II~COGs: COG0436 Aspartate/tyrosine/aromatic aminotransferase~InterPro IPR004839~KEGG: bts:Btus_2743 aminotransferase class I and II~PFAM: Aminotransferase, class I/II~PRIAM: LL-diaminopimelate aminotransferase~SPTR: Aminotransferase class I and II): MIRPADRIRRLPHQLFAGLVAKIEEKRRQGVDVINLGQGNPDQPTPPHIIEALKAAADDPAYHRYISFRGLPALKAAVAEWYRERYGVTLDPATEIAILIGSKIGLEEVSLALLNAGDTALAPDPGYPDYWSGIALAGAEMRPWRLDPAAGFLPNPAEITEDIRLAFLNYPNNPTGRMAPPAFYDQVIERAVKTGTVLAHDLAYGDIVYDQKTAVSLLARPGGKDTGVEFTTLSKSYNMAGWRLGFAAGNATVIRYLELLQDHLHCSQFGAIQAAGIAALKTPLPLIEEVRNLYQARRDRFISSARENGWEIPPSAGSIFLWCPVPTTKTSWEWAELLLEETGVMVAPGTGFGESGEGYVRIALTEPEDRLALAAQRIANRLLQPI; encoded by the coding sequence ATGATTCGGCCGGCCGATCGCATACGGCGCCTTCCCCATCAATTATTCGCCGGTCTGGTGGCAAAAATTGAAGAGAAGCGGCGTCAAGGCGTCGATGTCATTAATTTAGGGCAGGGAAATCCGGATCAACCCACCCCGCCGCATATTATCGAGGCGTTAAAGGCGGCGGCCGACGATCCCGCCTATCATCGTTATATTTCCTTTCGGGGCCTCCCCGCCTTAAAAGCCGCCGTAGCGGAATGGTATCGCGAACGGTATGGGGTCACCCTTGACCCGGCAACCGAAATCGCTATCCTCATCGGCAGTAAAATTGGGTTGGAGGAAGTTTCATTAGCTCTGCTAAACGCCGGGGATACGGCTCTGGCCCCGGATCCCGGCTACCCTGATTACTGGTCAGGCATTGCGTTAGCCGGAGCCGAGATGAGACCTTGGCGGCTCGATCCGGCGGCCGGATTTTTACCGAACCCAGCAGAAATTACGGAAGATATCCGCTTAGCGTTCCTCAACTATCCCAATAACCCGACTGGGCGTATGGCGCCCCCGGCGTTTTACGATCAGGTAATCGAACGGGCGGTAAAAACGGGGACCGTCTTGGCTCACGATTTGGCCTATGGAGACATTGTCTACGACCAAAAGACCGCCGTCAGTTTACTGGCCCGCCCGGGCGGTAAAGATACCGGCGTTGAATTCACGACCTTGTCCAAATCGTATAATATGGCCGGTTGGCGATTAGGTTTTGCGGCGGGCAATGCCACCGTCATCCGTTATCTCGAGCTCTTGCAAGATCACCTGCATTGCAGCCAATTTGGGGCGATTCAGGCAGCCGGTATTGCCGCCTTAAAAACTCCGCTCCCCCTGATTGAAGAGGTGCGAAACTTATATCAGGCTCGCCGGGACCGATTTATATCATCGGCTCGGGAGAACGGTTGGGAGATTCCGCCGTCGGCCGGGTCCATTTTTCTCTGGTGTCCGGTGCCGACCACCAAAACTTCTTGGGAATGGGCCGAACTACTTCTCGAAGAAACCGGGGTGATGGTTGCCCCCGGTACCGGATTTGGCGAATCCGGGGAAGGCTATGTCCGGATTGCCCTCACAGAACCCGAAGACCGGTTGGCCCTAGCAGCCCAGCGCATTGCCAATCGGTTGTTACAACCTATTTAA
- a CDS encoding CRISPR-associated protein, Cas2 family (PFAM: CRISPR associated protein Cas2~TIGRFAM: CRISPR-associated endoribonuclease Cas2~COGs: COG1343 Uncharacterized protein predicted to be involved in DNA repair~InterPro IPR003799~KEGG: fno:Fnod_0943 CRISPR-associated Cas2 family protein~SPTR: CRISPR-associated protein Cas2;~TIGRFAM: Protein of unknown function DUF196), with protein MYVILVYDAGIKRDPKILKTCRQYLNWVQNSVFEGEITEGKLRQLTQRLRDIVNPAEDYILIYTIPTPRYASRMALGTPKVSEGDIL; from the coding sequence ATGTATGTCATTTTAGTGTACGATGCTGGAATCAAACGGGATCCCAAAATTCTTAAAACCTGTCGACAATATTTAAATTGGGTACAGAACTCGGTCTTTGAAGGAGAAATAACTGAGGGTAAACTTCGTCAATTGACTCAACGACTCAGAGATATAGTGAATCCGGCTGAGGATTATATTTTAATTTATACTATACCGACTCCTCGATATGCTTCGAGGATGGCTCTCGGTACACCCAAAGTTTCCGAGGGAGATATTCTTTAA
- a CDS encoding CRISPR-associated protein Cas1 (PFAM: CRISPR associated protein Cas1~TIGRFAM: CRISPR-associated endonuclease Cas1, subtype I-B/HMARI/TNEAP; CRISPR-associated endonuclease Cas1~COGs: COG1518 Uncharacterized protein predicted to be involved in DNA repair~InterPro IPR019858:IPR002729~KEGG: thx:Thet_2365 CRISPR-associated protein Cas1~PFAM: CRISPR-associated protein Cas1~SPTR: CRISPR-associated protein Cas1;~TIGRFAM: CRISPR-associated protein Cas1, HMARI/TNEAP subtype; CRISPR-associated protein Cas1): MDRILHVFSSGEFHQKGKTLYFQSATEKRYIPIENVGAIYIHGEVSFNKRFLEFLADHEIILHYLNHYGYYIGSFYPREHYASGHMTLKQAAAYLDGDQRRFLARAFVMGASRNMGKVLEYYHRRGKPVEEIRERMAELEVLIAHQESIDQLMAIEGNIRDLYFDGFDHIVERTEFRWEGRSRRPPTNALNALVSFGNTLMYTTVLSEIYKTHLDPRIGYLHATNHRRFSLNLDVAEIFKPILVDRLIFTLINKRMITVDQFQRVKGGIIMDEAARKTFVSQYDEKLRAVIFHRKSRRNISYRRLIRMELYKLEKHLLGESIYDPFVALW; this comes from the coding sequence ATGGATCGAATATTGCATGTTTTTTCATCCGGTGAATTTCATCAGAAGGGAAAGACACTGTATTTCCAAAGTGCAACTGAAAAGCGTTACATACCTATAGAAAATGTGGGTGCCATTTACATTCATGGCGAGGTATCGTTTAATAAACGCTTTCTTGAGTTTCTGGCAGATCATGAAATTATCTTGCATTATCTAAATCATTATGGATATTACATAGGTTCTTTTTACCCTCGTGAACATTACGCCTCTGGGCATATGACGCTCAAACAAGCGGCTGCTTATTTAGATGGAGATCAACGTCGATTTTTAGCGCGAGCGTTTGTGATGGGGGCATCTCGAAATATGGGAAAGGTTCTTGAATATTATCATCGACGGGGTAAGCCGGTTGAGGAAATTCGGGAACGGATGGCTGAATTGGAGGTATTGATTGCCCATCAAGAATCAATTGATCAACTCATGGCGATTGAAGGAAATATCCGGGACTTGTATTTTGACGGCTTCGATCACATTGTTGAGCGCACAGAGTTTCGTTGGGAAGGCCGTAGCCGAAGGCCGCCCACAAATGCCCTCAATGCTTTGGTTAGCTTTGGTAATACCTTGATGTACACGACGGTTCTAAGTGAAATATATAAAACCCATCTTGATCCCCGGATTGGATATTTACATGCGACAAATCATCGCCGGTTTTCTCTGAACTTGGACGTGGCGGAAATATTTAAGCCTATTTTAGTGGATCGGCTCATTTTTACGTTGATTAATAAACGAATGATTACCGTAGATCAATTTCAGCGTGTCAAGGGCGGCATTATAATGGATGAAGCGGCCCGAAAAACGTTTGTAAGTCAGTATGATGAAAAATTGCGTGCCGTTATTTTTCACCGAAAGAGTCGTCGAAACATATCGTATCGTCGTCTTATAAGGATGGAATTGTATAAACTTGAGAAACATTTACTCGGCGAATCAATATATGATCCCTTTGTGGCCCTATGGTAG
- a CDS encoding CRISPR-associated exonuclease, Cas4 family (PFAM: Domain of unknown function DUF83~TIGRFAM: CRISPR-associated protein Cas4~COGs: COG1468 RecB family exonuclease~InterPro IPR013343~KEGG: tjr:TherJR_2490 CRISPR-associated protein Cas4~PFAM: CRISPR-associated protein Cas4~SPTR: CRISPR-associated protein Cas4;~TIGRFAM: CRISPR-associated protein Cas4), protein MVDDLPELRIQGTWVWYYAICRREVWLMTHAIQPDEDDPNLDYGRFLHERALTKDGEEVLLGVNRLDRVIEKNGDLVVIEIKKSSQAVDSARLQLAHYLRQLELRGVQASGELRFPEERRKEVVYLTDNLRDQLEIIYRGILAIIDQPVPPAPEWIKWCAHCAYRDFCWS, encoded by the coding sequence ATGGTAGACGACTTGCCGGAACTCCGTATTCAAGGAACGTGGGTATGGTACTATGCGATTTGCCGACGTGAAGTGTGGTTGATGACCCATGCGATTCAACCCGATGAAGACGACCCCAACCTCGATTACGGGCGATTTTTACACGAGCGTGCGTTGACCAAAGACGGCGAGGAGGTTTTGTTAGGGGTAAATCGATTAGATCGGGTCATTGAGAAAAATGGAGATCTCGTGGTTATTGAAATCAAAAAAAGCAGTCAGGCTGTGGATAGTGCGCGATTACAGCTGGCTCACTATCTGAGGCAATTGGAATTACGAGGTGTCCAAGCCTCTGGGGAATTGCGCTTTCCGGAAGAGCGGCGGAAAGAAGTGGTCTACTTAACGGATAATTTGCGAGACCAATTAGAGATCATTTATCGTGGTATCCTGGCCATTATCGACCAACCGGTACCACCTGCTCCTGAGTGGATTAAATGGTGTGCTCATTGTGCCTACAGGGATTTTTGTTGGAGTTGA
- a CDS encoding CRISPR-associated HD domain protein (PFAM: HD domain; DEAD/DEAH box helicase~TIGRFAM: CRISPR-associated helicase Cas3; CRISPR-associated endonuclease Cas3-HD~COGs: COG1203 helicase~InterPro IPR006483:IPR006474:IPR014001:IPR011545~KEGG: bts:Btus_2725 CRISPR-associated helicase Cas3~PFAM: DNA/RNA helicase, DEAD/DEAH box type, N-terminal~SMART: DEAD-like helicase, N-terminal~SPTR: CRISPR-associated helicase Cas3;~TIGRFAM: CRISPR-associated HD domain; Helicase Cas3, CRISPR-associated, core), producing MPKLSECIARPRQGDREFLLTDHLSTVGHWASRRLTGHDRDYLLLAGLLHDLGKASLSWQQYIRQNAPGVHHAFLGSAVYFYLVSRQSLKDAERRTVMWITRDLAHHHAPLGDIERTPPWIAGWEPAAIYEVNWVDVREFLSQHVPDYAAFLPADPARLDGELRRLSRTWQQWWLNLPPLSTPDEFRLQIQRAYTSRLIQADRFDAANIEEDPGISPQAARQALDKIEVHLSTRDQIGSSVIQAYREEAQDFVLNQLALQGSRMLTILQMPTGSGKTLTAIRHALQVISEGRANRLIYVAPYLSIVDQTASILRDITGLSVMVHHHLSLPDHPSDMREQPEGVLLALESWQSPIVVTTFNQLFRAIFPYTAQQSIRLAALERTVLIIDEPQIIDVTVWNAFLFGLEATCRSMDASALIMSATVPPVTHAQLPEPPAMIVAPPLPPTLIRYVVNVADDPWTVERVVEEGRNAIVEGFPSVVIMVNTVGDVARIYHAWELQYPDCSWTVLTLHGAMHGLHKAYQLRIIREKVNKGEPFCVIATQTLEAGVDISFARMFRARPILPSIVQAAGRLNRHHEKGDPGRITVFDLIRDDGRDSRGMVYRDAIMREETDRVLRPGIQYDEIDMNKWIEDYYQTVFERNHYSAVMDKVRKAANGQWSQLAGLEPFYSVYDREPLFVPVAGDAENPTLWLDDDTRNLLGSFSVTLDTLYERWRDPKTYRSLSFTNRKRFLSLVERFVTSVPYRVGRALSDMDPLVAIQKIADPHNYSVDLGLAGWFLHEAREETVIW from the coding sequence ATGCCGAAACTTAGTGAATGTATCGCCAGACCTCGTCAAGGTGATCGGGAATTTTTGTTGACCGACCATTTGTCTACAGTGGGGCATTGGGCGAGTCGGCGCCTGACCGGGCATGATCGAGACTATCTTCTTTTAGCTGGCCTTTTGCATGATTTGGGGAAAGCCAGCTTGAGTTGGCAACAGTATATCCGTCAAAATGCCCCGGGCGTTCACCATGCATTTCTCGGATCTGCAGTATATTTTTATTTGGTAAGTCGTCAATCATTAAAAGATGCCGAGCGTCGAACTGTGATGTGGATTACTCGTGATTTAGCCCATCATCACGCCCCTTTAGGGGATATAGAAAGAACGCCGCCATGGATTGCTGGCTGGGAGCCGGCCGCTATTTACGAAGTAAACTGGGTAGACGTTCGCGAGTTCTTATCCCAGCACGTGCCAGATTATGCTGCTTTTTTACCTGCGGATCCCGCTAGATTAGATGGTGAGCTTCGTCGCTTAAGTCGAACTTGGCAGCAATGGTGGCTGAATTTGCCGCCATTGTCAACTCCTGACGAGTTTCGATTGCAGATTCAACGGGCATATACTAGCCGCCTGATTCAGGCCGATCGATTTGATGCGGCGAACATTGAAGAGGATCCTGGAATTTCTCCTCAAGCGGCCCGTCAAGCACTTGACAAAATAGAGGTTCATTTAAGCACCCGAGATCAGATTGGTAGTTCGGTCATTCAGGCATATCGGGAAGAGGCGCAAGATTTTGTGTTGAATCAATTAGCATTACAAGGATCACGAATGTTAACCATTCTCCAAATGCCTACCGGAAGCGGTAAAACGCTTACCGCAATCCGTCATGCCTTACAGGTTATTTCCGAGGGACGAGCCAATCGGCTCATATACGTCGCCCCCTATTTATCAATAGTAGATCAAACGGCATCTATATTGCGTGACATCACGGGCCTCTCGGTGATGGTTCATCATCACTTGAGCTTACCTGACCATCCGTCTGATATGCGTGAACAGCCGGAGGGGGTATTGTTAGCACTTGAGTCATGGCAATCACCAATTGTAGTTACTACATTTAATCAATTGTTTCGTGCAATTTTCCCCTATACTGCTCAACAATCGATTCGGTTAGCTGCCTTAGAACGGACAGTGCTTATTATTGATGAGCCCCAAATTATTGATGTAACTGTTTGGAATGCATTTCTTTTTGGTCTTGAAGCAACCTGTCGTTCAATGGATGCGTCAGCGTTAATCATGTCTGCTACAGTACCTCCCGTGACTCATGCCCAATTACCAGAACCACCGGCCATGATTGTAGCTCCTCCCCTACCCCCTACCCTTATACGCTATGTCGTGAATGTAGCCGATGATCCATGGACGGTTGAACGAGTTGTGGAAGAAGGCAGAAACGCAATAGTAGAAGGGTTTCCTAGTGTGGTGATCATGGTAAACACAGTGGGGGACGTGGCAAGAATTTATCACGCATGGGAACTTCAGTATCCAGATTGTTCGTGGACCGTTCTTACTCTACATGGTGCTATGCACGGACTCCACAAGGCTTACCAATTGCGTATCATTCGAGAAAAGGTAAACAAAGGGGAGCCTTTTTGTGTCATTGCTACACAAACATTAGAGGCTGGCGTTGATATTAGTTTTGCTAGGATGTTTCGTGCACGGCCAATTCTTCCGTCAATAGTGCAAGCGGCTGGACGGCTCAACCGTCATCATGAAAAAGGGGATCCCGGTCGAATTACGGTATTTGATTTGATAAGGGATGACGGGCGAGATTCACGTGGTATGGTGTACCGTGACGCTATCATGCGAGAGGAGACAGATCGGGTACTACGTCCCGGCATTCAATACGATGAAATCGATATGAATAAATGGATTGAGGACTATTATCAGACGGTATTTGAGCGTAACCATTATAGTGCGGTGATGGATAAAGTCCGAAAAGCCGCAAATGGACAATGGAGTCAACTAGCCGGGCTCGAACCGTTCTATAGTGTTTATGACCGTGAACCACTGTTTGTGCCTGTAGCAGGAGATGCGGAGAATCCGACCCTATGGCTCGATGACGACACGCGTAACTTATTAGGTAGCTTTTCGGTAACTCTCGATACGCTATATGAGCGTTGGCGAGATCCGAAAACCTATCGATCATTATCATTCACTAATCGTAAACGATTTTTATCGCTCGTCGAACGTTTTGTAACTTCTGTTCCTTATCGGGTTGGACGGGCCCTATCCGACATGGATCCTCTGGTGGCCATTCAGAAAATTGCAGATCCGCACAATTATTCCGTCGACCTTGGCTTAGCAGGCTGGTTTTTGCATGAAGCCCGGGAGGAAACCGTTATATGGTAG
- a CDS encoding CRISPR-associated protein Cas5 (PFAM: CRISPR-associated protein (Cas_Cas5)~TIGRFAM: CRISPR-associated protein Cas5, subtype I-B/HMARI; CRISPR-associated protein Cas5, N-terminal domain~InterPro IPR013422:IPR007552~KEGG: tmr:Tmar_1563 CRISPR-associated protein Cas5~SPTR: CRISPR-associated protein Cas5;~TIGRFAM: CRISPR-associated protein Cas5), producing MDVMVFELRGPLAHFRRPDTTSTHATYPFITRTALRGLLAAILGRETWPEDSWTGVSLVHPVQTRVQQLSMLGKGFLESGPMFNRPTAVEMVVNPHYRIYYSGPLIDELATWVSQGRSTYPTYLGSAFALTYPEWEGRYQLREWGAEGLVPKPLVTVIPVHAVTEIEPEPGVSFARVGGVLYQALDGRRFRGTMAFIYERNLRPYRVKVAHQVHPAVRFVYTPDETGLIALW from the coding sequence ATGGACGTCATGGTTTTTGAGCTTCGAGGTCCCTTGGCCCACTTTCGTCGGCCTGATACCACGTCGACTCATGCCACTTATCCCTTTATTACGCGCACCGCTCTGAGGGGATTGTTAGCGGCTATTCTCGGGCGAGAGACATGGCCGGAGGATTCTTGGACAGGCGTATCATTGGTGCATCCGGTGCAAACGCGTGTTCAACAATTATCGATGTTAGGCAAAGGGTTTCTTGAATCAGGTCCTATGTTCAATCGGCCGACTGCCGTAGAAATGGTGGTCAATCCACATTATCGAATTTATTATAGTGGTCCACTTATTGATGAATTGGCAACATGGGTTTCACAAGGCCGTTCAACTTATCCCACCTATTTAGGGTCTGCTTTTGCATTAACCTATCCGGAATGGGAGGGGCGTTATCAATTACGGGAATGGGGAGCTGAGGGATTGGTTCCGAAACCACTTGTGACGGTAATACCTGTGCATGCGGTGACGGAAATAGAGCCTGAACCCGGTGTTTCTTTTGCGCGGGTGGGTGGAGTTTTATACCAAGCACTCGATGGGCGGCGGTTTCGCGGAACCATGGCATTTATTTATGAACGCAACTTACGTCCATATCGAGTAAAGGTAGCGCATCAGGTGCATCCAGCGGTACGATTTGTCTATACTCCGGATGAAACGGGATTAATAGCGTTATGGTAA
- a CDS encoding CRISPR-associated protein, Csh2 family (PFAM: Family of unknown function (DUF694)~TIGRFAM: CRISPR-associated protein, CT1132 family; CRISPR-associated protein Cas7/Csh2, subtype I-B/HMARI~COGs: COG3649 Uncharacterized protein predicted to be involved in DNA repair~InterPro IPR006482~KEGG: bts:Btus_2727 CRISPR-associated protein, CT1132 family~PFAM: CRISPR-associated protein TM1801~SPTR: CRISPR-associated protein, CT1132 family;~TIGRFAM: CRISPR-associated protein TM1801) encodes MSTPRNGEILFIKSVKDGIPNRDPLADSDARRIFGEDDGRISLSDVSIKRDVRDYVLAKYPDGGPNKDRFVFVREERTADGKLLGRDSLAKTIWERAGANPNDAVERQKALLAHAFDARVFGTVFSVKSVSFHVTGPVQFGWAHSLHPVATHYVQGTVVMPSKDETAKGDGGENEGKTQGTIWTTWTTPFAMFVMPGIINHTLAAQSGMTESDVDLLLEGLWNGTLFRQARGRGLQSPLLLVHVEYHDPFFRLGYLEETVHTEFTTSPPTNVADIILDVASLQERLNAARAKIARIRVWHNPLLQMTPRLDAEYHVFEE; translated from the coding sequence GTGTCAACCCCACGTAATGGCGAAATACTTTTTATTAAGTCTGTTAAAGATGGCATTCCCAATCGTGATCCGTTAGCGGATAGTGATGCACGCCGTATTTTTGGTGAAGATGACGGAAGGATCTCCCTTTCTGACGTTAGTATTAAACGAGATGTTCGGGACTACGTTTTAGCCAAGTATCCCGATGGTGGGCCGAATAAAGATCGGTTCGTGTTTGTTAGAGAGGAACGTACAGCTGATGGAAAACTTTTAGGTCGGGATAGTTTAGCCAAAACAATTTGGGAACGGGCTGGAGCCAATCCAAATGATGCCGTCGAACGCCAAAAAGCGCTTTTGGCCCACGCTTTTGATGCACGGGTATTCGGAACGGTATTTTCGGTCAAGAGCGTTAGCTTTCATGTTACCGGTCCGGTCCAGTTCGGTTGGGCTCATTCTCTTCATCCGGTTGCCACCCATTATGTGCAAGGTACGGTCGTAATGCCATCGAAAGATGAAACGGCTAAGGGCGACGGAGGAGAAAATGAGGGAAAGACTCAGGGAACAATTTGGACTACATGGACGACGCCCTTTGCGATGTTTGTGATGCCCGGCATTATTAATCATACATTGGCGGCTCAGTCGGGGATGACCGAGAGTGACGTCGACTTATTGTTGGAAGGATTATGGAATGGAACGTTATTCCGTCAGGCTCGTGGCCGCGGTTTGCAATCTCCCTTGTTACTCGTTCATGTAGAATATCACGATCCTTTTTTCCGATTAGGCTACCTCGAGGAAACGGTGCACACCGAATTCACCACCAGCCCACCAACGAACGTAGCGGATATCATACTTGATGTGGCAAGTCTTCAAGAACGGTTAAACGCCGCTCGAGCGAAAATTGCGCGGATTCGTGTATGGCATAATCCTCTGCTTCAAATGACACCTCGCTTAGACGCGGAATATCACGTATTTGAAGAGTGA